One region of Glycine max cultivar Williams 82 chromosome 9, Glycine_max_v4.0, whole genome shotgun sequence genomic DNA includes:
- the LOC100789271 gene encoding chaperone protein dnaJ 49: MEGNKDEALRCVRIAEEAIASRNKDRALKFLKIAQRLNRDLPLQSLLDKCNRLDSHTASTAGGSGASLANGHSPRREGLDVERNYTDVHLIREIKGKSDYYAILGLEKSCSVEEIRKAYRKLSLKVHPDKNKAPGSEDAFKKVSKAFKCLSDDGSRRMYDQTGTAADDFESTEVNTFRRRRRRTATTRDFFEDEFDPDEIFRAFFGHSDVFGRNNHVYRTRGGMGNPNHQHRHEFNAGGSGGRHHNVMLLIQLLPFLIIVLLAYLPFSEPEYSLHKHYSYQIPKTTDRHGVQFFVKSAAFDVNYPPGSDAREAVEESVMKDYRSMLRRYCQVEMQRRSWNRNLPAPHCDKLHNFAVMA, translated from the coding sequence ATGGAAGGTAACAAGGACGAAGCATTACGCTGCGTTCGCATCGCCGAAGAAGCCATCGCGTCGAGAAACAAAGACCGCGCCCTCAAATTCCTCAAAATCGCGCAACGTCTCAACCGCGATTTGCCCCTCCAATCCCTGCTCGACAAGTGCAACCGCCTCGATTCTCACACCGCCTCCACCGCAGGCGGCAGCGGCGCCTCTCTGGCGAACGGCCACTCTCCTCGTCGCGAGGGCTTAGACGTGGAAAGAAATTACACGGACGTGCACTTAATTAGGGAAATCAAAGGAAAGAGCGATTATTACGCGATTCTAGGATTAGAGAAGAGTTGCTCCGTGGAAGAGATTCGAAAAGCGTATCGGAAGCTCTCTCTCAAAGTTCATCCCGATAAGAACAAAGCTCCAGGCTCCGAAGACGCGTTCAAGAAGGTTTCCAAGGCTTTCAAGTGTTTGAGCGACGACGGTTCCAGAAGGATGTACGACCAAACCGGAACCGCCGCCGACGATTTCGAGAGCACCGAGGTAAACACGTTCCGgcgtagaagaagaagaacggcGACGACGCGCGATTTCTTCGAAGACGAGTTCGATCCGGACGAGATATTCAGGGCGTTCTTCGGACACTCCGACGTGTTCGGAAGAAACAACCACGTTTACCGAACCCGCGGCGGGATGGGGAATCCGAATCATCAGCATAGGCATGAATTCAATGCTGGAGGATCGGGAGGGAGGCATCACAATGTGATGCTTCTGATTCAGCTCTTGCCGTTTTTGATTATTGTGCTGCTCGCGTACTTGCCGTTTTCGGAGCCTGAGTATTCCTTGCACAAGCATTACAGCTACCAGATTCCGAAGACCACGGATCGGCACGGGGTTCAGTTCTTCGTGAAGTCGGCGGCGTTTGATGTGAATTATCCGCCCGGGAGTGATGCTCGTGAGGCAGTTGAGGAGAGTGTGATGAAGGATTATAGGAGTATGCTGAGAAGATACTGTCAGGTGGAGATGCAGAGACGGAGCTGGAATAGGAATCTGCCAGCTCCTCACTGTGATAAGCTGCATAACTTTGCAGTGATGGCATGA
- the LOC100793666 gene encoding condensin-2 complex subunit D3 — protein MCGGRRHSMTEMEETVSRVISELEDLRGNPQPPPLSEQTLTNLLFLLKHSLSESLYDELSSKNLSPSSLIPPIASAMDSSPPHHSLLASDVFLSLLLAPNAPVFTLFTPMSFLSFLRSLRRSCKAHSHPGPAQDNSQNGKRKRPGRGRAKNPQNEDDSPDTSSQHDPRVLLRVLEKLVEVMGLIHLNRFPETLKSLIQTVAEIPVTSLNTCGNAAVYSRLLSLCSHVLKEVLKSEHGEPSNTAAEVLKSLCSLVLMAKSQARTFALGFVTSLGNQCDDVKKALVNFPRYLAKKAPEKAEPRALAVESIMEVVKVMGFDDQIAFVKYVVQMAQGKSSLRLLAVDLILNLVMSLKDPLGVESEESEVWGIWCLEVLLKRCSDVSGAIRARALSNLAQLVGFLSRGERTSVVLKEFMGFGKVGDGNVEGGMNDMLRRRCMDDKAAVRKAALLLVTNLTSLLGGAIDEVVLKTMGMACSDPLISMRKAAITALSEAFRTFSAETVITEWLHSVPRLISDNESSIQEECENMFKELVLDRIIRAATATSSYSEPLSNRKMKGKGLDNEMEMFFPNGTLYLLREICHGEVSPWVKKICTNLGKKNRINHKIVTALQNIIRVSESIWLSHSMPIEKWTAPPGAWFLLSEVSTFLSKVVDWEFLHHHWQLLDKHEVEGEFKSPFVQRNASEEEESIECNHVAWASDRVFLLQTISNVSVELPPVPAADLAHNLLKRVEQFNMHSTEVDAHLKALKTLCKRKASNLEEAEALVLKWVHQVLSRASGIIEKFISENSEQNAEGSFFTPPRSGTSKGRKSVAKSKSLSKAVTAIYTVGSVVIVCPSADMSNLVPLLHTIITSGSSGPKLNNLPSPSTSLQQEAPSFYIQGWLAMGKLCLADGKLAKNYIPLFVQELEKSKSAALRNNIVVMMADFCVRFTALVDCYITKITRCLLDPCELVRRQTFILLSRLLQRDYVKWRGVLFLRFLLSLVDESEKIRQLADFLFGNILKVKSPLLAYNSFVEAVFVLNDCHVHNGHRESQGSRKESQIFSIRGTDEESRSKRMHIYVSLLKQMAPEHLLATFAKLCAEILAAASDGMLNIEDATGQSVLQDAFQILGCKEIRISSTRASSESADVEEEGGESGSAARGKTITQAVKKGLIQNTVPIFIELKRLLETKNSPLIGSLMECLRIILKDYKNEIDDILVADKQLQKELIYDIKKYEAAKAKATVAEAVGTKPKSVSNQSPDASKNLTKTQGQTVGQSSNELPSDSRVASAMANAAAAATARSVLREINKGTATPSLSSLSVPKVKSCTGMCHSKDKRMDVIQSIRKRQSFDSDEEN, from the exons ATGTGTGGAGGAAGAAGACACAGCATGACGGAAATGGAGGAAACGGTGTCTCGCGTAATCTCCGAGCTAGAGGATCTCCGTGGAAACCCTCAACCACCACCACTCTCCGAACAAACCCTAACGAATCTTCTATTTCTCCTCAAACACTCTCTTTCAGAGTCTCTCTACGATGAGCTTTCATCGAAGAATCTCTCTCCGTCTTCTCTCATTCCTCCCATTGCTTCCGCAATGGACTCTTCCCCTCCGCACCACTCTCTTCTCGCTTCCGATGTCTTCCTCTCGCTTCTCCTCGCTCCGAACGCACCCGTTTTTACACTCTTTACACCAATGTCGTTTCTTTCCTTCCTCCGCTCCCTCCGCCGCTCCTGCAAGGCCCACTCCCACCCTGGCCCGGCCCAAGACAACTCGCAGAATGGCAAACGAAAGCGCCCGGGTCGCGGTCGCGCGAAAAATCCCCAAAACGAGGACGATTCGCCCGACACTAGTTCCCAACACGACCCCAGGGTGCTCCTCCGCGTGCTGGAGAAGCTAGTCGAAGTGATGGGTTTAATCCACCTCAACCGCTTCCCCGAGACTCTGAAGTCGCTGATCCAAACCGTGGCTGAAATCCCCGTGACCTCGCTCAACACGTGCGGGAACGCGGCGGTGTATAGCAGACTGCTTAGCCTCTGCTCGCACGTGCTGAAGGAAGTTCTCAAATCCGAGCACGGTGAACCTTCCAACACTGCTGCGGAGGTTTTGAAATCGCTGTGTTCGCTTGTTCTCATGGCGAAGTCGCAGGCGAGGACTTTTGCGCTCGGATTTGTCACGAGTCTTGGTAATCAATGTGATGATGTGAAAAAGGCGCTGGTTAATTTTCCGAGGTATTTGGCGAAGAAGGCGCCGGAGAAGGCCGAGCCGAGAGCATTGGCTGTGGAGTCCATCATGGAGGTTGTTAAAGTGATGGGTTTTGATGATCAAATTGCGTTTGTGAAGTATGTTGTGCAGATGGCTCAGGGGAAGTCCAGTCTTCGGCTTTTGGCGGTTGATCTCATTTTGAATCTGGTGATGTCGTTGAAGGATCCGTTGGGCGTGGAGAGTGAAGAGAGTGAGGTGTGGGGGATTTGGTGCTTGGAGGTGCTGTTGAAAAGGTGTTCTGATGTGAGTGGCGCGATTCGGGCGAGGGCTTTGTCGAATTTGGCCCAGCTGGTGGGGTTTTTGTCTCGCGGTGAGAGGACTAGTGTGGTTCTGAAGGAGTTTATGGGGTTTGGAAAGGTTGGTGATGGGAATGTTGAAGGTGGAATGAATGACATGCTGAGGAGAAGGTGTATGGATGATAAGGCAGCTGTGAGGAAAGCTGCATTGCTTTTGGTTACTAACTTGACTTCTCTTCTTGGAGGCGCCATTGATGAAGTGGTGCTCAAGACAATGGGGATGGCTTGTTCGGATCCACTTATCAGTATGCGGAAAGCGGCAATTACAGCTCTATCGGAG GCTTTCAGAACATTCTCTGCTGAAACAGTAATAACTGAGTGGCTACATTCAGTTCCGCGTTTAATATCTGACAATGAATCAAGCATCCAAGAAGAATGTGAGAACATGTTTAAAGAACTTGTTTTGGACCGGATAATTAGAGCTGCAACTGCTACCTCTTCATATAGCGAGCCTTTGTCTAATAGAAAGATGAAAGGAAAAGGTTTAGACAATGAGATGGAGATGTTTTTTCCCAATGGAACTCTGTATCTTCTGAGAGAGATTTGCCATGGGGAGGTGAGCCCTTGGGTGAAGAAAATTTGCACAAATCTGGGCAAAAAGAATCGTATAAATCACAAAATTGTTACCGCACTTCAAAATATAATCAGGGTGTCAGAGTCTATCTGGCTGAGTCACTCCATGCCAATAGAAAAATGGACTGCCCCGCCAGGTGCTTGGTTTCTTTTGTCAGAGGTGTCAACATTCCTTTCAAAAGTAGTAGACTGGGAGTTTCTTCATCATCATTGGCAACTTCTTGACAAACATGAAGTGGAAGGTGAGTTCAAAAGCCCATTTGTACAAAGAAATGCATCTGAAGAGGAAGAAAGCATAGAATGCAATCATGTTGCCTGGGCTAGTGACCGAGTTTTCCTCTTACAAACAATTTCTAATGTTTCTGTGGAGCTGCCCCCTGTACCCGCAGCTGATTTGGCTCATAACTTGCTCAAACGGGTTGAACAATTCAACATGCATTCAACAGAG GTTGATGCTCATTTAAAAGCACTAAAAACATTATGCAAGAGGAAAGCTTCAAATCTCGAAGAGGCAGAAGCATTAGTCTTGAAATGGGTCCACCAAGTTCTCTCCAGGGCTTCTGGAATAatagaaaaattcatttcaGAGAATTCAGAACAAAACGCAGAAGGTAGCTTCTTCACTCCACCTAGAAGTGGGACTAGCAAAGGCAGGAAATCAGTAGCAAAGTCCAAGTCATTGTCTAAAGCAGTAACAGCGATTTATACAGTTGGGTCGGTAGTTATTGTTTGCCCATCTGCTGATATgagcaatttagttcctctgttGCATACAATCATCACTTCTGGGAGTTCTGGTCCTAAATTAAATAACCTACCCAGCCCTTCAACTTCTTTGCAACAGGAAGCTCCCTCTTTTTATATTCAAGGGTGGCTAGCTATGGGCAAGCTTTGCCTTGCTGATGGGAAGCTAGCTAAGAATTATATTCCTCTGTTTGTACAG GAGCTTGAAAAGAGCAAATCTGCAGCTCTTCGCAACAACATTGTGGTCATGATGGCAGACTTTTGTGTCCGGTTCACTGCTCTTGTTGATTG TtacataacaaagatcacaaGGTGTCTCTTAGATCCCTGTGAACTTGTGAGAAGGCAAACGTTCATATTGCTTTCCAGATTGCTGCAG AGGGACTATGTGAAATGGAGAGGAGTGCTATTTCTTCGGTTCCTTTTGTCACTTGTTGATGAATCAGAAAAGATAAGGCAGTTAGCGGATTTTCTCTTTGGAAATATTTTGAAAG TCAAGTCTCCTCTTTTAGCATACAATAGTTTTGTTGAGGCTGTTTTTGTTCTGAACGACTGTCATGTCCATAATGGGCATCGTGAGTCTCAAGGATCACGAAAGGAAAGCCAAATCTTTTCCATCAG GGGTACTGATGAAGAGTCAAGGTCTAAAAGAATGCACATttatgtttctttactaaaacaAATGGCCCCTGAGCATCTTCTAGCAACCTTTGCCAAGTTATGTGCAGAAATTCTAGCCGCAGCTTCTGATGGTATGCTCAATATAGAAGATGCAACTGGACAGTCTGTTCTACAG GATGCTTTTCAAATTCTCGGCTGTAAAGAGATACGCATTTCATCCACTCGTGCATCATCCGAGTCAGCAGATGTAGAGGAGGAAGGGGGAGAAAGTGGATCTGCAGCTAGAGGAAAGACTATAACTCAGGCAGTCAAGAAGGGTCTTATCCAAAATACAGTCCCCATCTTCATAGAGTTGAAACGTTTATTGGAAACCAAGAATAGTCCTCTCATAGGTTCTCTCATGGAGTGCCTCCGCATTATTCTAAAGGACTATAAGAATGAGATTGATGACATATTGGTAGCTGATAAGCAGCTGCAGAAAGAGCttatttatgatattaaaaaatatgaagcaGCAAAAGCTAAAGCAACAGTAGCTGAGGCTGTGGGCACCAAACCAAAATCAGTTTCAAATCAATCACCTGATGCTTCTAAGAATCTGACCAAGACGCAAGGACAAACAGTTGGACAAAGCAGTAATGAGCTTCCAAGTGATTCAAGAGTTGCTTCAGCAATGGCAAATGCAGCAGCTGCAGCAACAGCCCGTTCTGTGCTCAGGGAAATAAACAAGGGGACCGCTACACCATCACTTAGTTCTTTGAGTGTTCCTAAAGTCAAGTCTTGTACTGGTATGTGTCATTCCAAAGATAAGCGCATGGATGTCATACAATCTATAAGGAAAAGACAGTCTTTCGATTCTGATGAAGAAAACTAA
- the LOC548038 gene encoding translationally-controlled tumor protein homolog, whose amino-acid sequence MLVYQDLLTGDELLSDSFRYKEIENGMLWEVEGKWVVKGAVDVDIGANPSAEGGGEDEGVDDAAVKVVDIVDTFRLQEQPAFDKKQFVTFMKRFIKNLTPKLDAEQQELFKKHIEGATKYLLSKIKDFQFFVGESMGDDACLVFAYYKDGAADPTFLYFAYALKEVKC is encoded by the exons ATGTTGGTTTACCAGGACCTCCTTACAG GTGATGAGCTTCTCTCTGACTCCTTCCGTTACAAGGAAATTGAGAATGGAATGCTGTGGGAAGTTGAGGGGAAG TGGGTTGTTAAAGGAGCAGTTGATGTAGACATTGGTGCAAACCCTTCTGCTGAGGGTGGAGGAGAAGATGAGGGAGTTGATGATGCAGCTGTTAAGGTTGTTGACATTGTTGACACATTCAGACTTCAG GAGCAACCCGCATTCGATAAGAAGCAGTTTGTTACCTTCATGAAGAGGTTTATCAAGAATTTGACTCCCAAGCTCGATGCAGAGCAACAGGAGTTGTTTAAGAAGCACATCGAGGGAGCAACTAAATACCTGCTCTCTAAGATTAAAGATTTCCAATT TTTTGTTGGTGAGAGCATGGGTGATGATGCTTGCTTGGTCTTTGCCTACTACAAGGACGGCGCTGCTGATCCAACATTCCTGTACTTTGCATATGCCTTAAAGGAGGTCAAGTGCTAA